A portion of the Parasedimentitalea marina genome contains these proteins:
- a CDS encoding TIGR02453 family protein has protein sequence MADPFAQLIPEARSFLEELARDNTRDWFHANKTRYEAHLKTPSQLLQEQICADFRKHSESPVTAKLFRPQRDIRFSKDKTPYHTHLHMLWQVRGPLDFGVFLGISPGPCRIGGGVMSFDKSQILTWRSSVDGSQGAAIASALETLAQQGFKAGDPELKRVPSPYDKDHPQADLLRRKSLTLWRDLPTDDWSQPLMALNSAFADLRPLRALLTAGLTAANLP, from the coding sequence ATGGCCGATCCCTTTGCGCAACTCATCCCCGAAGCCAGATCTTTTCTTGAAGAGCTGGCTCGCGACAACACCCGCGATTGGTTTCACGCCAACAAGACCCGCTATGAAGCCCACCTCAAGACCCCATCGCAGCTGCTGCAAGAGCAGATCTGTGCCGATTTCAGAAAGCACAGCGAATCTCCGGTCACCGCAAAATTGTTCCGCCCCCAGCGCGATATCCGTTTCTCTAAGGACAAGACCCCCTATCACACCCATCTGCACATGCTCTGGCAGGTCCGGGGACCGCTGGATTTTGGGGTATTCCTGGGAATCTCACCCGGGCCCTGCAGAATAGGCGGCGGCGTGATGAGTTTTGACAAATCGCAGATTCTGACCTGGCGCAGCAGTGTCGACGGCTCCCAGGGTGCCGCCATTGCGTCAGCTCTGGAGACACTGGCACAACAAGGTTTCAAAGCCGGAGATCCCGAGTTGAAACGTGTCCCTTCGCCTTACGACAAGGATCACCCTCAGGCAGACCTGCTGCGCCGCAAGTCTCTGACTTTGTGGCGTGACCTGCCCACCGACGACTGGTCCCAGCCGCTCATGGCCCTGAACAGCGCATTTGCTGATCTCAGACCACTGCGTGCGCTGTTAACCGCCGGTCTCACCGCAGCGAACCTTCCATGA
- a CDS encoding glutathione S-transferase family protein, whose amino-acid sequence MITVHHLNRSRSHRVLWLLEELDLDYQVIRYERDAKTSLAPPELLKVHPLGKSPVVEIEGETVIESAAIIELICSRHAPNMIPLRTTPEFIRHIELMHYAEGSAMTPILLNLYVGMLAEAGAPLHPRIQQQLTSHFSYMNSQLRASGHFVLDHLSAADILLSFPAEIAIRMGRGEDFPALASFVEAFQNRPAYQRAFVRGGGA is encoded by the coding sequence ATGATCACTGTGCACCATCTCAACCGCTCCCGGTCCCACCGCGTCCTCTGGCTGCTCGAGGAGCTGGATCTGGATTACCAGGTGATCCGCTACGAACGCGACGCCAAAACCAGCCTGGCGCCACCGGAATTGCTCAAGGTGCACCCACTGGGCAAATCTCCAGTGGTGGAAATTGAGGGCGAAACAGTCATCGAATCTGCCGCTATCATCGAATTGATCTGCTCGCGCCATGCGCCAAACATGATCCCACTGCGCACCACGCCTGAATTCATTCGCCACATCGAGCTGATGCACTACGCCGAAGGCTCTGCCATGACCCCCATTCTGCTGAACCTCTATGTCGGTATGCTGGCCGAGGCCGGAGCACCTCTGCATCCCCGCATCCAACAACAATTGACCAGCCACTTCTCCTATATGAACAGCCAGTTGCGCGCTTCCGGACATTTTGTCCTGGACCACCTCTCCGCCGCTGACATCCTGCTCAGCTTCCCAGCCGAGATCGCCATTCGCATGGGTCGCGGCGAGGACTTCCCGGCCCTGGCCAGCTTTGTCGAAGCCTTCCAGAACCGCCCCGCCTACCAGCGCGCATTTGTCCGCGGCGGCGGCGCCTGA
- a CDS encoding pyridoxal phosphate-dependent decarboxylase family protein, which yields MTDKTTKSCGLDPVDWKDFRAEARRMLEASIDQLEQVAERPWQDVSAAVKDGYGVQAKGQSAAEMVSRITDDVLPYHGGNIHPRFWGWVQGTGLASDLIAGMAGAVINANTGGRDHGANYMERAVIDWTGAKMGMPEGTSGVLVTGTSQATVIAFQAARVRVMPEVRKTGQGSALLTAYAGEGIHNATRKALELLGIGWDNLRLVPLIDGQMDLAALRAQIAQDRAAGALPFLLVGMAGSVDLGAYDDLNGLADVAADEDLWLHVDGAFGAWTRIAEAPWRGLSDGIGRADSLALDFHKWMYIGYDCGLVLIADEAAHRAAFAARPSYLEAAERGLAGGDPWFCDYGIDLSRGNRALKVWTALEMYGEAALGAAITDNCRLAALMAQEVESRANMRLAAPVVSNVCVFTARADLSQEAQSILNSEIVQTLQERGEVVFSTTRAQGVVMLRAAITNHRSRDQDIRAAVAAVAALAALG from the coding sequence GTGACGGATAAAACCACAAAAAGTTGCGGATTGGATCCCGTGGATTGGAAGGATTTTCGCGCGGAGGCGCGGCGGATGCTGGAGGCCTCGATTGATCAGCTGGAGCAAGTGGCGGAGCGGCCCTGGCAGGACGTGTCGGCGGCAGTGAAAGACGGCTATGGCGTTCAGGCGAAGGGGCAGAGTGCAGCGGAGATGGTCAGTCGGATCACCGATGATGTGCTGCCCTATCATGGTGGCAACATTCATCCGCGTTTCTGGGGCTGGGTGCAGGGCACCGGGCTGGCCTCGGATCTGATTGCGGGTATGGCGGGGGCGGTGATCAATGCCAATACCGGCGGTCGTGACCACGGCGCCAATTACATGGAACGCGCGGTGATTGATTGGACAGGCGCAAAGATGGGGATGCCGGAAGGCACCAGTGGTGTGCTGGTCACCGGGACCTCGCAGGCGACGGTAATTGCCTTTCAGGCGGCCCGGGTGCGGGTAATGCCGGAGGTGCGCAAGACGGGGCAAGGCAGCGCATTGCTGACGGCCTATGCCGGCGAGGGCATTCACAATGCCACTCGCAAGGCACTGGAATTGCTGGGAATCGGTTGGGATAATCTGCGCCTGGTGCCACTGATTGACGGGCAGATGGATCTGGCAGCACTGCGGGCGCAGATTGCCCAGGACCGGGCGGCGGGGGCGCTGCCCTTTTTACTGGTTGGTATGGCGGGATCGGTGGATCTGGGCGCTTACGATGATTTGAACGGACTGGCAGATGTGGCGGCGGATGAGGATCTGTGGCTGCATGTGGACGGGGCCTTTGGCGCCTGGACGCGGATTGCTGAGGCGCCCTGGCGGGGATTGAGTGATGGCATTGGCCGGGCTGACAGTCTTGCCCTGGATTTTCATAAATGGATGTACATCGGCTATGACTGTGGGTTGGTGCTGATTGCTGACGAAGCTGCACACCGGGCGGCTTTTGCGGCGCGGCCCAGTTATCTGGAAGCGGCTGAGCGCGGGCTGGCGGGAGGGGATCCGTGGTTTTGCGACTATGGCATTGATCTGTCGCGGGGCAATCGGGCGTTGAAGGTCTGGACCGCGTTGGAGATGTATGGTGAGGCGGCATTGGGTGCGGCGATCACCGACAATTGCCGACTTGCTGCCCTTATGGCGCAGGAGGTTGAATCCCGTGCTAATATGCGCCTGGCGGCACCAGTGGTGTCGAATGTCTGTGTGTTCACGGCAAGGGCTGATTTATCGCAAGAGGCGCAGTCGATATTGAACAGCGAGATTGTCCAGACCCTGCAGGAGCGCGGCGAGGTGGTGTTCTCAACCACGCGGGCGCAGGGGGTGGTGATGCTGCGGGCTGCAATTACCAACCACCGCAGTCGGGACCAGGATATTCGTGCCGCAGTTGCGGCGGTTGCGGCACTGGCTGCACTGGGGTGA
- the parE gene encoding DNA topoisomerase IV subunit B produces MANDLLSDSETETYDASSIEVLEGLEPVRQRPGMYIGGTDERALHHLVAEILDNSMDEAVAGHANRIEVTLHADYSVTITDNGRGIPIDPHPKFPDKSALEVILCTLHSGGKFSGKAYQTSGGLHGVGSSVVNALSDSLVVQVAKNKELFEQRFSRGIPQGPVEKIGAAPNRRGTAITFHADEQIFGHHRFKPKRLFTLVRSKAYLYSGVEIRWKSEIDDGETATSATFHFPGGLKDYLTEVLGKSSVYADAPFAGKVEFREKFGEAGYVEWAINWTPSRDGFTQSYCNTVPTPEGGTHVTGFWSAILKGIKAYGELVGNKKAASINRDDLMAGGCALVSCFIADPAFVGQTKDRLSSENASKMVENSVRDHFDNWLAADTKSAGAILDFLVLRAEERLRRRQEKETQRKSATKKLRLPGKLTDCTAKNRAGTELFIVEGDSAGGSGKGARNRVNQALLPLKGKILNVLGAASNKIGTNAEIRDLCEALGVGVGTKFNLDDLRYDKIIIMTDADVDGAHIASLLMTFFFTQMRPLIDGGHLYLACPPLFRLTQGAKRVYCLDEEERDKWLDKGLGGKGKIDISRFKGLGEMDAKDLKETTMDPKTRKLIRITIDEDEPGETDELVEQLMGKKPELRFQYIQENARFVEELDV; encoded by the coding sequence ATGGCCAATGACCTCCTGTCCGACTCCGAAACGGAAACCTATGACGCGTCCTCGATCGAGGTTCTCGAGGGGCTAGAGCCGGTCCGCCAGCGCCCCGGCATGTATATCGGCGGCACGGATGAACGCGCGCTGCACCACCTGGTGGCTGAAATCCTCGACAACTCGATGGACGAGGCGGTCGCAGGCCACGCCAACCGGATCGAAGTCACTCTGCACGCTGATTACTCGGTGACCATCACCGATAACGGCCGCGGTATCCCAATCGATCCGCACCCCAAGTTTCCCGATAAATCGGCCCTCGAGGTGATCCTCTGCACTCTGCACTCAGGCGGCAAGTTCTCTGGCAAGGCTTATCAGACCTCGGGCGGTCTTCACGGCGTCGGCTCTTCGGTGGTGAACGCGCTCTCGGACAGTCTGGTGGTGCAGGTGGCCAAGAACAAGGAACTGTTCGAGCAGCGGTTTTCGCGCGGCATTCCACAAGGTCCCGTTGAAAAAATCGGCGCAGCCCCCAACCGGCGCGGCACCGCAATCACTTTCCACGCCGACGAGCAAATCTTTGGCCACCATAGGTTCAAACCCAAGCGCCTGTTCACCCTGGTGCGTTCCAAGGCCTATCTCTACTCCGGCGTCGAGATCCGCTGGAAGTCGGAAATCGACGATGGCGAAACAGCGACCAGCGCCACCTTCCACTTCCCTGGCGGGTTAAAGGACTATTTGACCGAGGTCCTGGGAAAATCCTCGGTCTATGCCGATGCGCCCTTTGCCGGCAAAGTCGAGTTCCGCGAGAAATTCGGCGAGGCAGGCTATGTGGAATGGGCCATCAACTGGACCCCTTCGCGCGACGGCTTTACCCAGTCCTACTGTAACACCGTCCCCACCCCCGAGGGCGGCACCCATGTTACCGGCTTCTGGTCCGCCATTCTAAAGGGCATCAAGGCCTACGGCGAACTGGTCGGCAACAAAAAGGCCGCCTCGATCAACCGCGACGACCTGATGGCCGGTGGCTGCGCCCTGGTGTCCTGCTTTATCGCCGACCCGGCCTTTGTCGGCCAGACCAAGGACCGCCTGTCGTCCGAGAACGCCAGCAAGATGGTGGAAAACTCGGTCCGCGACCACTTTGACAACTGGCTGGCTGCCGACACCAAATCGGCCGGCGCCATCCTCGACTTTCTGGTGCTGCGCGCCGAGGAACGCCTGCGCCGCCGCCAGGAAAAAGAGACCCAGCGCAAATCAGCCACCAAGAAACTGCGCCTGCCCGGCAAGCTGACCGACTGCACCGCGAAAAACCGTGCTGGCACCGAATTGTTCATCGTCGAGGGCGACTCCGCCGGTGGCTCAGGCAAAGGCGCGCGCAACCGGGTCAATCAGGCGCTGCTGCCCCTGAAGGGTAAGATCCTCAACGTGCTGGGGGCCGCGTCCAACAAAATCGGCACCAATGCCGAAATCCGCGACCTCTGCGAGGCACTGGGCGTCGGTGTTGGCACCAAGTTCAATCTCGATGATCTGCGTTATGACAAGATCATCATCATGACCGATGCGGATGTCGACGGCGCCCATATCGCTTCGCTGCTGATGACCTTCTTCTTCACCCAGATGCGCCCACTGATCGACGGCGGCCATTTGTACCTGGCCTGCCCTCCGCTGTTCCGCCTGACCCAGGGTGCGAAAAGGGTCTATTGCCTGGACGAGGAAGAGCGCGACAAGTGGCTGGACAAGGGTCTGGGCGGCAAGGGTAAAATCGACATCTCCCGCTTCAAAGGTCTTGGTGAAATGGACGCCAAGGACCTGAAAGAGACCACCATGGACCCCAAAACCCGCAAGCTGATCCGCATTACGATTGATGAGGATGAGCCGGGTGAGACGGATGAACTGGTCGAGCAGCTGATGGGCAAAAAGCCCGAGCTGCGGTTCCAGTATATCCAGGAAAACGCGCGGTTTGTGGAGGAGTTGGATGTTTGA